One window of Candidatus Paceibacterota bacterium genomic DNA carries:
- a CDS encoding uracil-DNA glycosylase produces MDPKDNLLLAIKEEVINCKKCELYKTRTLPVIGQGDHNAQIMFIGEAPGANEDKTGVPFCGRSGQVLNLLLTSVAIRRDNVYIANILKDRPPQNRQPAVDEILACTPYLLRQIDIIEPTVIGTLGNYATHFILEQFGVAESQLGISQLRGKKFAVKSKQTGKSYTVVPLYHPAVAVYNSHMFDDLKKDFQVIKEVLDTHP; encoded by the coding sequence ATGGACCCAAAAGACAATTTACTATTAGCCATTAAAGAGGAAGTAATTAATTGCAAAAAATGCGAGTTGTATAAAACCCGTACCCTACCAGTCATCGGTCAGGGCGATCATAACGCCCAAATCATGTTTATTGGGGAGGCCCCTGGCGCTAATGAAGATAAAACTGGCGTGCCGTTTTGTGGACGTTCTGGCCAAGTGCTAAACCTTCTTTTGACCTCGGTGGCCATCAGAAGAGATAACGTTTATATTGCTAATATCTTGAAAGACCGTCCTCCTCAAAATCGCCAGCCAGCTGTAGATGAAATTCTAGCCTGTACTCCTTACCTTTTAAGGCAAATAGATATTATAGAGCCAACAGTAATAGGCACTTTAGGCAATTATGCGACTCATTTTATCCTTGAGCAATTCGGTGTGGCGGAAAGCCAATTGGGTATTAGCCAACTAAGAGGAAAGAAATTTGCAGTGAAAAGCAAGCAAACTGGTAAAAGTTATACGGTGGTGCCTCTTTATCATCCTGCAGTAGCGGTTTACAATAGTCACATGTTTGATGACC